The region AACCACCACTTCACTGGGGTCGACCACCACGCCCGCATCACGCATACGAATGGCGATCTGCCGGCGCAAGGGCTCGAACCCAGGACTGAACATGTAGCTGAAGGCCCGAGGGCTGTGAAACCGGGTGACCTTGGCCAACTGCTGGTGCAGCGCTCGCACCGGCAAATAGTCAACGTGAGGCACCGCCGCACCGAAGGGAAACACGCCGTCGCGCCGCGCTTCAGCCAATACTTGCTGAATGATGCTGCTGCGCGTGACCAGGCCGGGTCGCTCTACGCGAGCGATGTCCGGGGTCTGCGCAGTCAATGCGGGGGTCTGGTGAACGTAATAACCAGACTGCGGGCGCGCACGGATCAGCCCCTGATCCTCAAGGTTGGCGTATGCCTGCAGCACCGTGGCGTGACTGACATTGAGCTGCGAACTCATTTTTCGCACTGACGGCACCCGCTCACCCGGCTGATAGACGCCACGCCGAATGTCTTCGGCCAGTTGCTGGGCGATACGCTGATAAAGCAGCAGGTTGGTCATGATCGGTTCTCGACACGCAGGCGATGTAGTTATTGTTGTATGACTCGAATATCAAGCCAGAATACCGTAACAGTTGCAAAGTGTACTGGGACAGATTGCAGAATAGTCGACAATACAGTTGCGTGACAGCCCCACTGTTCGTTTCGAACGCCCACAAAAAAACCCGGTGAGGGAAAGCCCACCGGGTTTCTCAAGGGGTTCAGCGCGCGGCGCCGAGCTTGCCCTTTTCGTCGGAAAAAACGATTTCCACTCGACGGTTCTGCGCCCTGCCCCGCTCCGAAGCGTTGGCCTCGACCGGGTACTGATCGCCGTACCCTTCAACCTGGATACGTTTCTCGTCCACCCCAAGATCGACCAGCATATCCGCAACAGCCTGCGCGCGGTCACGGGACAACTTGAGATTGTCGTCCGAAGCACCGGTGCTATCGGTGTACCCTTCGATGCGCACAACGCGCTTAGGGTTGAGTTGCAGGAACTGCACCAGCTTGAGGACGGTGCGATTGGCCGAGTTTTTCAACTCCGCACGACCGGTATCGAATAGCACGTCACCCAGTGTCATGACCAATCCGCGATCACTCTGGGTGGTCGCCAGACTGACGATCTGCGCCTCCAGCCACTTGCCCTGCTGCTGTACACTGGCAAGCTTGGCCTCCCGTAACGCCAACTGCAGGCGCTGACGCTCCAGCTCAAGCTTGGCCAGGCGCTCCTGGTTGAGTACCAGGTTACTGTGCTCACGCGCGATATCACTGTAGCGCTGGCTCAAGTAAGCATAGTGGCGAACATCGGATCCCGTTCCCAGATAACTGGACAAGCGATCTGCCCGCGCCAACGACTCACCCGCGCGAATGACATCACGCGGCGCACTGCGCAACACGTCGGAGTCGTCCTTGACCGTCTGGAATTTGGCCGCCGCTTCGTCGAGTGCCGACTCGCTGCGCTGGCTGGCGCAACCTTGCAGGCCGACAAGTCCGACCAGCAGCAAGGCTGCCATAGGTTTGATTGCAGTCACGGTTGCTCTCCCAACTGTTTACGCAGGCGATTGACCCGCGACTGCAGCAGATCGAGCTGCTCTTTACTCTTGCTGGTCAACACCCGTGCTTCGGCCAGGCGCGCATCGAGTTCGGCCTGTTCAGCGCGCATGCGCGCATCACGATAGGATTCGTTGCTCATGTTGACCTGAGCTCGGGCCATTTTGTCTTCGGCCATCTTCAGCTCTGGTACCTCATCGGTCGCACCGACAGCCTTGGCTTGCGCCAGCGCCTGCTCGGAGAGGCGCAACTGTTCATTAGGAGCCGGGTCATTGGCGCATCCAGCCAGGGCCAGCAGCGCCACGGCGGCAAATAGTGAATGAATTCTCACACAATCTTCCTACTGTTTAGGGGCATCCAACGGTGCCT is a window of Pseudomonas sp. DG56-2 DNA encoding:
- a CDS encoding OmpA family protein yields the protein MAALLLVGLVGLQGCASQRSESALDEAAAKFQTVKDDSDVLRSAPRDVIRAGESLARADRLSSYLGTGSDVRHYAYLSQRYSDIAREHSNLVLNQERLAKLELERQRLQLALREAKLASVQQQGKWLEAQIVSLATTQSDRGLVMTLGDVLFDTGRAELKNSANRTVLKLVQFLQLNPKRVVRIEGYTDSTGASDDNLKLSRDRAQAVADMLVDLGVDEKRIQVEGYGDQYPVEANASERGRAQNRRVEIVFSDEKGKLGAAR
- a CDS encoding DUF4398 domain-containing protein: MRIHSLFAAVALLALAGCANDPAPNEQLRLSEQALAQAKAVGATDEVPELKMAEDKMARAQVNMSNESYRDARMRAEQAELDARLAEARVLTSKSKEQLDLLQSRVNRLRKQLGEQP